Below is a window of Microbacterium saperdae DNA.
ATCGCGCCGCCGCCCAACGCCGACGAAGCCCAGGGCTCGTAGACCAGCACCACATCACCCATGGGCTGGCTGGGGTAGATCCACCCCACCCAGGCGGTGAGCAGATGCACGGCGAGGAAGACGATCCACAGCGCCGCGAGACGTGCGGTGTTCAGACGGGTCATGCGAGCAGGTCCGCGATCGCCCGCGGCAGTGCCTCTGCGATATCCAGGGCGACGATCGGATGCCCGGGGCCACGGTGCTCAGCGGCACCCGCAGCGTCAGCGGCCAGGCGACCGGCGTATCCGTGCAGCCAGGCCGCCGCAGCGGCTGCTTCAGCGAGCGGCGCGTCGAGGTTGGCGGCCAGCAGCGCCCCCAGCACACCACCGAGCACGTCGCCACTGCCGGCGGTCGCCAGCCATCCGATGCCGGCGGAGACCTCGATCACGCCCCCACGAGTATCGGCGACCAGGGTGCGCGCGCCCTTGAGGAGCACGACTCCGCCCAGCGTCGCCGCGACCTCGGCCGCGGCCTCCGGGCGCTGTGTGTCATCCGACGGCGCGAGCTGCAGCTCCGCACGCAGGCGTGCGAACTCCCCCGCGTGGGGCGTCACCAGGAATGGCGCCGTGCTCCCGGCGGCGAGGTCGAGCGCTCCGGCATCCACCACGACGCGCGCAGACCCGGTCAGGATCTGCCGGAGCGCCGCGGTCTCGTCGTCGCTGCGTGTCTGGGCGTCGGTGCCCGACCCGATCACCCAGGCGTCGATCCGTGTGCGCCCGGTGTCGGCGGCGACGA
It encodes the following:
- a CDS encoding NAD(P)H-hydrate dehydratase, with product MVEVREWSRSDTARFLRVPSPDDDKYSRGVVALRTGSSMYPGAAVLGTEAAWRAGAGFVRFVGEGRAADAVIARRPETVVAADTGRTRIDAWVIGSGTDAQTRSDDETAALRQILTGSARVVVDAGALDLAAGSTAPFLVTPHAGEFARLRAELQLAPSDDTQRPEAAAEVAATLGGVVLLKGARTLVADTRGGVIEVSAGIGWLATAGSGDVLGGVLGALLAANLDAPLAEAAAAAAWLHGYAGRLAADAAGAAEHRGPGHPIVALDIAEALPRAIADLLA